Proteins encoded within one genomic window of Marasmius oreades isolate 03SP1 chromosome 4, whole genome shotgun sequence:
- a CDS encoding uncharacterized protein (MEROPS:MER0000904) encodes MSPPIIQPYRLLHRILLLPYLLSVCIAKNWVSLPIHAPPSLIISESFSHQADIAIGTPPQNTSFQISIDDYLSAAVIPECDFCPSAWMYDPSYSSSFNITPERVDSINLGGARGTETVTLGGVLQDTNASIVFIDHMTSQVLNSRFIGGRLGLSPTLNTTRRSKNLPLRLYEEGQLLNPVWGLRMGGSNPRLTIGALDPTEYQGEINWVPELGDSLEIQVDAFRAYNQNVLPLQYPITASLSSQSKEIYLSPNIVYFFLNESLTGPLQEATLHEDGWFDILCNETSKFEFSVDINGVNYPVREIIEESSPVINDLGFCRVAVGPSPNFVLGIRFLRSVYIAYRFPTGDCPGYYGFAVPKGVISKTLTNQKPRTTPTDAARCLSFVTPTSTPIPTISVHEGPFQISKEKYKVYGQEEDQWVELRGVEDLPMLKTKGSVTDLFG; translated from the exons ATGTCTCCTCCAATAATCCAGCCATACAGGTTATTGCACAGAATACTACTTCTACCATATCTACTATCTGTTTGCATTGCCAAAA ACTGGGTATCACTTCCAATCCATGCTCCACCATCTCTAATAATCAGTGAATCTTTTTCTCATCAAGCTGATATTGCTATTGGCACTCCTCCTCAGAACACCTCCTTCCAAATCTCAATAGACGATTATCTCTCAGCTGCTGTGATACCTGAGTGTGATTTTTGTCCAAGTGCATGGATGTATGATCCAAGTTAttcctcaagcttcaatATTACT CCTGAAAGAGTAGACAGTATAAACCTTGGAGGAGCAAGAGGAACTGAAACAGTGACCTTGGGAGGTGTTTTACAGGACACTAATGCTTCTATAG TCTTCATTGATCATATGACTTCTCAAGTGTTGAACAGCCGGTTCATTGGAG GCCGTCTGGGACTTTCACCAACACTCAACACCACTCGGCGTTCCAAGAACCTCCCCCTGAGACTTTATGAAGAAGGTCAACTTCTAAATCCTGTATGGGGGCTCCGCATGGGAGGAAGCAATCCTCGGTTAACCATCGGAGCATTGGATCCTACCGAGTATCAAGGGGAGATTAACTGGGTGCCAGAATTGGGGGATTCCTTAGAGATCCAAGTTGATGCCTTTAGAGCCTATAACCAAAATGTGTTACCGCTCCAATATCCCATCACGGCATCATTGTCAAGTC AGAGCAAGGAAATTTATCTAAGCCCAAATATCGTGTACTTTTTTTTGAACGAGTCTCTTACCGGGCCGCTCCAAGAAGCTACCCTTCATGAGGATGGATGGTTTGATATTCTATGTAACGAAACGTCAAAATTCGAATTTTCGGTCGATATCAATG GCGTCAACTACCCCGTGAGGGAGATCATTGAAGAGTCCAGTCCCGTCATCAACGATTTAGGGTTCTGTCGCGTAGCTGTTGGCCCGTCACCGAACTTCGTGCTGGGAATTCGTTTCCTGCGAAGTGTTTACAT TGCATACAGATTTCCAACTGGAGACTGTCCGGGCTACTACGGCTTCGCGGTTCCAAAGGGTGTGATTTCGAAGACGTTGACAAATCAAAAGCCAAGGACGACGCCTACTGATGCTGCAAGATGTCTGTCCTTTGTTACGCCGACGTCAACTCCGATTCCAACGATCTCAGTGCATGAAGGCCCATTCCAGATTTCGAAGGAGAAGTACAAGGTTTATGGACAGGAGGAGGATCAGTGGGTTGAATTGAGAGGTGTGGAGGATCTTCCGATGCTTAAGACGAAGGGTAGTGTTACCGATCTGTTCGGTTGA